In a genomic window of Amycolatopsis japonica:
- a CDS encoding rhodanese-like domain-containing protein, whose product MSAIDNLLAAARAGLDRAAPEQALRLQRDGALIVDIRPHVNRLEEGEIPDSVVVERIHLEWRLAPDSEWRLPQVNPDSTVIVVCNEGYSSSLAAADLQRLGLPGATDLEGGFRAWRSAGLPIREGGTPAVP is encoded by the coding sequence ATGAGCGCTATCGACAACCTGTTGGCCGCCGCCCGGGCCGGACTGGACCGGGCGGCGCCCGAGCAGGCGCTGCGCCTGCAGCGCGACGGCGCCCTGATCGTGGACATCCGCCCCCACGTCAACCGGCTCGAAGAGGGCGAGATCCCGGATTCGGTGGTCGTCGAGCGGATCCACCTCGAGTGGCGGCTCGCGCCGGACAGCGAGTGGCGGCTGCCGCAGGTGAACCCGGACTCGACGGTGATCGTCGTGTGCAACGAGGGCTATTCGTCGAGCCTCGCCGCCGCGGACCTGCAGCGGCTCGGCCTGCCGGGCGCGACCGATCTCGAAGGCGGGTTCCGGGCCTGGCGTTCGGCCGGCCTCCCGATCCGGGAAGGCGGCACGCCCGCCGTTCCCTAG
- a CDS encoding cysteine dioxygenase has translation MTTSITPRQDFEIHPQLVDPLLPELLHPDRLLWTPRELADLTSTVATELTSGLRGLLRFDADHRWWARLALTDGVELWLLSWLPGQQTKPHDHGGASGSFTVLQGELGEEYRYPGGPIRRRTHVAGEGIGFGAGRAHQVTGIGTEPAASVHAYSPPLVATREYRTLADVPAEIPSLAPILGR, from the coding sequence GTGACCACGTCCATCACCCCGCGCCAGGACTTCGAGATCCATCCGCAGCTGGTCGACCCGCTGCTGCCGGAACTGCTGCACCCCGACCGTCTGCTGTGGACGCCGCGGGAACTGGCCGACCTGACCTCCACCGTCGCCACCGAACTGACCTCGGGCCTGCGCGGCCTGCTGCGCTTCGACGCCGACCACCGCTGGTGGGCGCGTCTCGCGCTGACCGACGGCGTCGAACTGTGGCTGCTGTCCTGGCTGCCCGGCCAGCAGACCAAGCCGCACGACCACGGCGGCGCGTCCGGCTCGTTCACCGTGCTGCAGGGCGAACTCGGCGAGGAGTACCGCTACCCCGGCGGCCCGATCCGGCGCCGCACGCACGTCGCGGGCGAGGGCATCGGCTTCGGCGCGGGGCGCGCGCACCAGGTGACCGGCATCGGCACCGAGCCCGCCGCCAGCGTCCACGCCTACTCGCCGCCGCTGGTCGCGACCCGCGAATACCGCACGCTCGCCGACGTTCCCGCCGAGATCCCCTCGCTGGCCCCGATACTGGGCCGATGA
- a CDS encoding ABC transporter ATP-binding protein — protein sequence MSEPIQPSELDDLVVRMTGVGVRRTGNDLLADLDWTVELDERWVVLGPNGAGKTTLLRLAAAELHPTSGTVDLLGDRIGKVNIFELRPRIGFTSAAIAQRVPGEERVVDVVVSAGYAVVGRWREEYDSLDTDRALELLGALGIAHLAERTFGTLSEGERKRTLIARSLMTDPEMLLLDEPAAGLDLGGREDLVARLSELALDPEAPAMVLVTHHVEEIPPGFTHALLLRDGRAVASGLVDDVVTSDNLSKTFDQDLLLERSGDRFFARRR from the coding sequence GTGAGCGAGCCGATCCAGCCCAGCGAACTTGACGACCTCGTGGTGAGGATGACCGGTGTCGGGGTCCGCCGAACAGGCAACGACCTCCTCGCCGACCTCGATTGGACCGTGGAACTGGACGAGCGCTGGGTGGTGCTCGGCCCGAACGGCGCGGGCAAGACCACCCTGCTCCGGCTGGCCGCGGCCGAACTCCACCCGACCTCGGGAACGGTCGACCTGCTCGGCGACCGGATCGGCAAGGTCAACATCTTCGAGCTGCGCCCGCGGATCGGGTTCACTTCGGCCGCGATCGCCCAGCGTGTGCCGGGTGAGGAGCGCGTCGTCGACGTCGTGGTGAGCGCCGGGTACGCCGTCGTCGGCCGCTGGCGTGAGGAATACGACAGCCTCGACACCGACCGCGCCCTGGAGCTCCTGGGCGCGCTCGGCATCGCGCACCTGGCCGAGCGCACCTTCGGCACGCTGTCGGAGGGTGAGCGCAAGCGGACCCTGATCGCGCGTTCGCTGATGACCGATCCGGAGATGCTGCTGCTCGACGAGCCCGCCGCGGGGCTCGACCTCGGCGGCCGCGAGGACCTCGTCGCCCGTCTTTCGGAGCTGGCCCTCGACCCGGAGGCGCCCGCCATGGTGCTCGTCACCCATCACGTGGAAGAAATCCCGCCGGGGTTCACCCACGCGCTGCTGCTGCGCGACGGCCGCGCGGTGGCGTCCGGGCTCGTGGACGACGTCGTGACCAGCGACAACCTGTCCAAGACGTTCGATCAGGACCTGCTGCTCGAACGGTCCGGTGATCGCTTCTTCGCCCGTCGCCGCTGA
- a CDS encoding enoyl-CoA hydratase/isomerase family protein, producing MGEFVSLEVEGGVGTIRLDRPPVNALNNQVQAELAEAAREASERDDVRAVILYGGEKTFAGGADIKEMAERTYPEIAKFGAALTASLATIANIPKPVVAAITGYALGGGLELALTADRRIAGDNVKVGQPEIQLGVIPGAGGTQRLARLIGPSKTKDLVFTGRFVKAEEALALGILDEVVAPDDVYAAAHKWASQFANGPAVALRAAKAAIDGGLDTDLASGLKLESHLFAALWATEDQRNGMKSFIENGPGKATFEGK from the coding sequence GTGGGAGAGTTCGTAAGTCTCGAGGTCGAAGGCGGGGTCGGCACGATCCGGCTGGACCGCCCGCCGGTCAACGCGCTGAACAACCAGGTGCAGGCCGAGCTGGCCGAGGCGGCCCGTGAGGCCTCCGAGCGCGACGACGTGCGCGCCGTGATCCTCTACGGCGGTGAGAAGACCTTCGCGGGTGGCGCGGACATCAAGGAGATGGCCGAGCGCACGTACCCCGAAATCGCGAAGTTCGGCGCCGCGCTGACGGCGTCGCTGGCCACCATCGCGAACATCCCGAAGCCGGTCGTCGCGGCCATCACCGGCTACGCGCTGGGCGGCGGCCTCGAACTCGCGCTGACCGCCGACCGCCGCATCGCCGGCGACAACGTCAAGGTCGGGCAGCCCGAGATCCAGCTCGGCGTCATCCCCGGCGCCGGCGGCACGCAGCGCCTCGCGCGGCTCATCGGCCCGAGCAAGACCAAGGACCTCGTGTTCACCGGCCGGTTCGTGAAGGCCGAAGAGGCTCTCGCGCTGGGCATCCTCGACGAGGTCGTGGCGCCGGACGACGTCTACGCCGCCGCGCACAAGTGGGCCTCGCAGTTCGCGAACGGCCCGGCTGTCGCGCTTCGCGCCGCGAAGGCCGCAATCGACGGCGGTCTCGACACCGACCTCGCGAGCGGCCTGAAGCTCGAATCCCACCTCTTCGCCGCGCTCTGGGCGACCGAGGACCAGCGCAACGGCATGAAGTCGTTCATCGAAAACGGCCCCGGCAAGGCCACCTTCGAGGGGAAGTAA
- a CDS encoding class I SAM-dependent methyltransferase translates to MTQVNDPAPNPHATAEEVKAAFDDPKLANVLYHDWEAGTYDEKWSISYDERCISYATDVFNAVAGEDGQPYPTAMELGSGTGFFLLNLMQGGVIKKGSVTDLSPGMVQVALRNAENLGLDVDGRVADAERIPYEDNSFDLVVGHAVLHHIPDVRAAFAEVLRVLKPGGRFVFAGEPTKVGDFYARKLGQVTWYLTTNLTKIPVLNGWRRPQEELDESSRAAALEAVVDIHTFDPSELESMARGAGAQDVRAVTEEFAAALAGWPIRTFEAAVPQEKLTLRWRLFAYRLWLRLSALDKKLLAKVLPRELFYNVMITGTKRS, encoded by the coding sequence ATGACCCAGGTGAACGATCCGGCGCCGAATCCGCACGCCACCGCTGAAGAGGTCAAGGCCGCCTTCGACGACCCCAAGCTCGCCAACGTGCTCTACCACGACTGGGAAGCCGGGACCTACGACGAGAAGTGGTCCATCTCCTACGACGAGCGCTGCATCTCCTACGCGACGGACGTGTTCAACGCCGTCGCCGGTGAAGACGGCCAGCCGTACCCGACCGCGATGGAACTGGGCAGCGGCACCGGTTTCTTCCTGCTGAACCTGATGCAGGGCGGGGTGATCAAGAAGGGTTCGGTCACCGACCTCTCGCCGGGCATGGTGCAGGTCGCGCTGCGCAACGCCGAGAACCTCGGCCTCGACGTCGACGGCCGGGTCGCCGACGCGGAGCGGATCCCCTACGAGGACAACAGCTTCGACCTCGTCGTCGGGCACGCGGTGCTGCACCACATCCCGGACGTCCGCGCGGCGTTCGCCGAGGTGCTGCGGGTGCTGAAGCCGGGCGGCCGGTTCGTCTTCGCGGGCGAGCCGACGAAGGTCGGCGACTTCTACGCGCGCAAACTCGGCCAGGTCACGTGGTATCTCACCACCAACCTGACGAAGATCCCGGTGCTGAACGGCTGGCGCCGTCCGCAGGAGGAACTCGACGAGTCCTCCCGCGCGGCCGCGCTGGAGGCCGTGGTCGACATCCACACCTTCGACCCGTCCGAACTCGAGTCGATGGCCCGCGGCGCGGGCGCGCAGGACGTCCGCGCGGTCACCGAGGAGTTCGCCGCGGCGCTGGCGGGCTGGCCGATCCGCACCTTCGAGGCCGCCGTGCCGCAGGAGAAGCTGACCCTGCGCTGGCGTCTGTTCGCGTACCGGCTGTGGCTGCGGCTGTCCGCATTGGACAAGAAGCTGCTCGCCAAGGTGCTGCCGCGCGAGCTGTTCTACAACGTGATGATCACCGGTACCAAGCGCTCGTAG
- a CDS encoding class I SAM-dependent methyltransferase has product MPYHFTLDDVAFLRSGAGSAALAACSSLPLTDKTRIADVAAVRRIAPDHAAAVLETVVLRRKSSAKLDSAGSWLFTGDALQQASATLVARHRASRLAGRDVHDVTCSVGADLVEIARVAAKALGSDLDEVRLAMARHNAAEAGVSPALLRADALRPVSRSSVVVADPARRDSAGRRAWKPGEFLPPLDGLVEAYPGRELSVKCAPGLDFSIAPWADEVELVSLDGQVREACLWRGVDSTVSRRATVLRSDGAQWTVTDADPDEIPVREPGEWIVDPDGAVVRAGLVRHYAARHGLWQLDERIAYLTGDTPPPGIRAFRVFEHGPYSEKNLRVLLKKHDIGRLEILVRGLDIDPDALRRKLKPRGGEEATLVLTRIGRSGVAFLCRAQLT; this is encoded by the coding sequence TTGCCGTACCACTTCACGCTCGACGACGTCGCCTTCCTGCGCTCCGGCGCGGGAAGCGCGGCGCTCGCCGCATGCTCGTCCCTGCCGCTGACCGACAAGACCCGCATCGCCGACGTCGCCGCCGTGCGCCGGATCGCCCCGGACCACGCGGCCGCCGTGCTGGAAACGGTGGTGCTGCGGCGGAAGTCGTCGGCCAAACTGGACTCCGCGGGTTCGTGGCTGTTCACCGGCGACGCCCTTCAACAGGCCAGCGCCACACTCGTCGCCCGGCACCGGGCTTCGCGGCTCGCCGGCCGCGACGTCCACGACGTGACGTGTTCGGTCGGCGCGGACCTGGTCGAGATCGCCCGCGTCGCCGCGAAGGCGCTGGGTTCGGATCTGGACGAGGTCCGGCTGGCGATGGCGCGCCACAACGCCGCCGAGGCCGGGGTTTCGCCCGCGTTGCTCCGGGCCGACGCGCTGCGGCCGGTCAGCCGGTCTTCGGTCGTCGTCGCCGACCCGGCCCGCCGCGACTCCGCCGGACGCCGGGCGTGGAAGCCCGGCGAATTCCTGCCACCGCTGGACGGCCTGGTCGAGGCGTATCCAGGCCGCGAACTCTCGGTGAAATGCGCGCCGGGGCTCGATTTCTCCATCGCGCCCTGGGCGGACGAGGTCGAACTGGTCTCCTTGGACGGTCAGGTCCGCGAGGCGTGCCTGTGGCGCGGCGTGGATTCGACGGTGTCGCGCCGCGCGACGGTGTTGCGTTCGGACGGTGCACAGTGGACGGTCACCGACGCCGATCCCGACGAGATCCCCGTGCGCGAGCCGGGCGAATGGATCGTCGACCCCGACGGCGCCGTCGTCCGTGCCGGACTCGTGCGGCATTACGCCGCACGGCACGGTTTGTGGCAGCTCGACGAACGCATCGCGTACCTGACCGGCGACACTCCGCCGCCGGGAATCCGGGCGTTCCGGGTGTTCGAGCACGGACCGTACAGCGAGAAGAATCTTCGTGTACTGCTGAAAAAACACGATATCGGTCGACTGGAAATCCTCGTCCGCGGTCTCGATATAGACCCGGATGCCTTGCGGCGCAAGCTGAAACCTCGCGGAGGTGAAGAAGCTACTTTGGTTCTGACCAGAATCGGTCGTTCTGGAGTAGCGTTCCTTTGCCGCGCACAGCTGACGTGA
- a CDS encoding HAD family acid phosphatase, with protein sequence MSRFTGLLKLAAAAAAGAVLAGGATAVANTDDATWRRGHEPANIGQVKLDVKAYYGDVVGSDGKHGYSEGSRFVSDTKRQVEDAKRYLTRRLDRGVKNPAVVFDVDDTAEVTYGWEADNDFGFDPKKQQEAIDKGTFVANKPVLELANWAAQRGVKIYFLTGRNEFQGPQSLKNLANEGYPAPAGAFFKPKTTAPDYLPCGLTCTTVQYKAGTRKHIASTGATILANFGDQFSDLEGGYAEFPVKLPNPMYYLP encoded by the coding sequence ATGAGCCGGTTCACCGGTCTGTTGAAACTGGCCGCCGCCGCGGCCGCCGGAGCCGTCCTCGCGGGCGGCGCCACCGCCGTCGCGAACACCGACGACGCCACCTGGCGGCGCGGTCACGAGCCCGCGAACATCGGCCAGGTCAAACTCGACGTGAAGGCCTACTACGGCGACGTCGTCGGCAGCGACGGCAAGCACGGGTACTCCGAGGGCAGCCGGTTCGTCTCCGACACCAAGCGCCAAGTCGAAGACGCCAAGCGCTATCTCACGCGCAGGCTGGACCGCGGCGTGAAGAACCCCGCCGTCGTGTTCGACGTCGACGACACCGCCGAAGTCACCTACGGCTGGGAAGCGGACAACGACTTCGGCTTCGACCCGAAGAAGCAGCAGGAAGCGATCGACAAGGGCACGTTCGTCGCGAACAAGCCGGTGCTGGAACTGGCGAACTGGGCCGCGCAGCGCGGCGTGAAGATCTACTTCCTGACCGGGCGCAACGAGTTCCAGGGCCCGCAGTCGCTCAAGAACCTCGCGAACGAGGGCTACCCGGCGCCGGCGGGGGCGTTCTTCAAGCCGAAGACCACCGCGCCGGACTACCTGCCGTGCGGGCTGACCTGCACCACCGTCCAGTACAAGGCGGGCACGCGGAAGCACATCGCCTCGACCGGGGCGACCATCCTGGCCAACTTCGGCGACCAGTTCAGCGACCTCGAAGGCGGATACGCCGAATTCCCGGTCAAGCTGCCGAATCCGATGTACTACCTGCCCTGA
- a CDS encoding DUF427 domain-containing protein, translating into MSDKKVLKPSADHPITVAPNEARVVVTIGGKVVADSANALTLREANYPPAQYIPRADVDFDLLERTDHSTYCPFKGDASYYSIRTGDGLAENAVWTYEAPHDAVAEIKDHVAFYPTKVDSIEER; encoded by the coding sequence ATGTCTGACAAAAAGGTGTTGAAGCCCAGCGCGGACCACCCGATCACGGTGGCGCCGAACGAGGCGCGAGTGGTCGTCACGATCGGCGGCAAGGTCGTGGCGGACAGCGCGAACGCGCTCACCCTGCGGGAGGCGAACTACCCGCCCGCGCAGTACATCCCGCGTGCCGACGTCGACTTCGACCTGCTGGAGCGGACGGACCACTCGACGTACTGCCCGTTCAAGGGCGACGCGTCGTACTACAGCATCCGCACCGGCGACGGCCTCGCCGAGAACGCCGTCTGGACCTACGAGGCGCCGCACGACGCGGTCGCCGAGATCAAGGACCACGTGGCGTTCTACCCGACGAAGGTCGACTCGATCGAAGAGCGCTGA
- a CDS encoding helix-turn-helix domain-containing protein, translating into MGVPLRRRSGRSVYRESRPVAAVAGVVESVWTGLVGCRRPLRVFPDGCVDLVWDGTVLAAVTTVRGVLRHELPSVVWTAGLRLRCGVGGAVLGLPMTELSAGATPLRDLWAAQARRAESELAGCGTPGEARSVLEALVAERLRDVEVDGLSIAAARALSAPGARTDRVAARLGVSERGLRRHVRHDVGVGPKALQRVLRFHGFLKRVEAVARDQASLADVAADVGYADQSHLGRECRRLSGASPGALVRSWTGRNVPD; encoded by the coding sequence GTGGGTGTTCCGCTGCGTCGACGGTCAGGTCGCTCGGTGTACCGCGAAAGCAGGCCGGTCGCGGCGGTGGCCGGCGTCGTCGAGAGCGTCTGGACGGGCTTGGTGGGCTGCCGTCGTCCGCTGAGGGTGTTCCCGGACGGCTGTGTCGATCTCGTCTGGGACGGGACGGTGCTGGCCGCGGTCACCACGGTGCGCGGGGTGCTGCGGCACGAGCTGCCGTCGGTGGTGTGGACCGCCGGGCTCCGCCTGCGGTGCGGCGTCGGCGGTGCGGTGCTGGGCCTGCCGATGACGGAGCTTTCCGCGGGCGCCACCCCGTTGCGTGACCTGTGGGCCGCCCAGGCTCGTCGTGCGGAGTCCGAGCTGGCCGGATGCGGGACGCCCGGCGAGGCGCGGTCGGTGTTGGAAGCGTTGGTCGCCGAGAGGCTCCGGGATGTCGAGGTGGACGGGCTGTCGATCGCGGCCGCTCGCGCGTTGAGCGCGCCCGGCGCCCGCACTGATCGGGTAGCGGCTCGGCTGGGCGTCAGCGAGCGCGGCCTTCGGCGGCATGTCCGGCACGACGTCGGCGTCGGCCCCAAGGCGTTGCAGCGGGTGCTGCGATTCCACGGTTTCCTGAAGCGGGTCGAGGCCGTGGCGCGCGACCAGGCGTCGCTCGCCGACGTCGCCGCCGATGTGGGCTACGCGGATCAGTCCCATCTCGGGCGGGAATGCCGCCGTCTGTCGGGCGCTTCCCCCGGCGCGCTCGTGCGGTCCTGGACTGGCCGAAACGTTCCAGACTGA
- a CDS encoding acyl-CoA thioesterase, whose amino-acid sequence MLEPFRVTIDIRTDDLDLNGHVRGPAYLAYADHARWECVWAAGVDPLALKAGNLGPVNLETTIRFRRELRARARIDVLTRFVWEPGKVSRVDQEFVAPDGAVVAEVESVSGLLDLESRRLVPEPGRYWRKYASRPEVLGLP is encoded by the coding sequence GTGCTCGAACCTTTCCGCGTCACCATCGACATCCGTACGGACGATCTCGACCTCAACGGCCACGTCCGCGGCCCCGCCTACCTCGCGTACGCCGATCACGCGCGCTGGGAATGCGTTTGGGCGGCCGGGGTGGACCCGCTGGCCTTGAAGGCGGGGAACCTCGGCCCGGTCAACCTCGAAACGACGATCCGCTTCCGCCGCGAGCTTCGTGCCCGCGCGCGGATCGACGTCCTGACCCGGTTCGTCTGGGAGCCGGGCAAGGTGTCCCGGGTCGACCAGGAGTTCGTGGCGCCGGACGGTGCCGTCGTGGCCGAGGTCGAAAGTGTCTCCGGACTGCTGGATCTCGAGTCGCGGCGCCTGGTCCCGGAGCCGGGACGGTATTGGCGGAAATACGCCTCACGGCCGGAGGTCCTGGGCTTGCCGTGA
- a CDS encoding GNAT family protein → MVLDLLAEAAAWLATRGIHQWPQRFPVASVRHQIRVGEALLIVGPGGPVATCAVAEADPGLWGETTEPAYYLGRLAVAREAAGLGIRIVGWVGEKAAAHHKTFVRVATTRDNPALRGYYERAGFEHVADPPEAKWPTSLYEKRVTESRQAQDLRP, encoded by the coding sequence GTGGTCCTCGATCTTCTCGCCGAAGCCGCGGCCTGGCTGGCCACGCGCGGGATTCACCAATGGCCGCAACGCTTTCCCGTGGCTTCCGTGCGGCACCAGATCCGGGTGGGTGAGGCGCTGCTGATCGTCGGGCCCGGCGGGCCGGTCGCGACCTGTGCGGTGGCCGAGGCGGATCCCGGGCTCTGGGGCGAAACCACGGAACCGGCCTACTATCTGGGCCGCCTCGCGGTGGCGCGGGAAGCGGCCGGGCTCGGGATCCGGATCGTCGGCTGGGTCGGCGAGAAGGCCGCGGCTCACCACAAGACCTTCGTCCGCGTGGCGACCACGAGGGACAACCCGGCGTTGCGCGGGTACTACGAGCGCGCGGGATTCGAGCACGTCGCGGACCCGCCTGAAGCGAAATGGCCCACCAGCCTCTACGAAAAGCGGGTGACCGAGTCACGGCAAGCCCAGGACCTCCGGCCGTGA
- a CDS encoding aminoglycoside phosphotransferase family protein, translated as MTVVVDENLVRKLIAAQFPRWAGQAIERWPSDGTVNAMFRLGDDLVVRLPLTKSGAKDIALEQKWLPRLAPKLPTPIPEVLGAGVPADGYPWPWSVYRWLPGENPRPEALGSPVPLAEDLAEFVLAMRRVPPVPAPSLAHRGGPLATLDAETRSAIESLRTIPEENVDCDAVLALWEEALRIPVWEEPAVWLHADLMPGNLLVDGGRLSAVIDFGCLGVGDPACDLFPAWNLLPADARGVFREALGVDDATWSRGRGRTLSQALIALPYYRTINEAMAGNARHVIRAVLEEVGWA; from the coding sequence ATGACCGTCGTGGTCGACGAGAACCTCGTACGGAAGCTGATCGCGGCACAGTTCCCCCGATGGGCCGGGCAGGCGATCGAACGATGGCCCTCCGATGGCACGGTCAACGCCATGTTCCGGCTGGGCGACGACCTGGTCGTGCGGTTGCCCCTGACCAAGAGCGGCGCGAAGGACATCGCATTGGAACAGAAGTGGCTGCCCCGGCTCGCCCCGAAGCTGCCCACGCCGATCCCGGAGGTACTCGGGGCAGGAGTGCCCGCCGACGGATACCCGTGGCCGTGGTCGGTGTACCGCTGGCTGCCCGGCGAGAACCCGCGGCCGGAAGCACTCGGCTCGCCCGTGCCGCTGGCCGAAGACCTGGCGGAGTTCGTGCTCGCGATGCGCCGTGTCCCGCCGGTACCCGCGCCTTCTCTCGCGCACCGTGGCGGACCGCTCGCGACGTTGGACGCGGAGACCCGGTCGGCGATCGAGAGCCTCCGCACGATTCCGGAAGAGAACGTCGACTGCGACGCCGTCCTCGCGCTTTGGGAGGAGGCTTTGCGGATCCCCGTGTGGGAGGAGCCGGCGGTGTGGCTGCACGCCGATCTGATGCCGGGCAATCTGCTGGTGGATGGTGGCCGCCTTTCCGCGGTGATCGACTTCGGTTGCCTGGGTGTGGGCGATCCGGCCTGCGACCTGTTCCCGGCGTGGAACCTGTTGCCCGCCGACGCGAGAGGCGTCTTCCGGGAGGCGCTGGGCGTGGACGACGCGACCTGGAGCCGCGGCCGCGGCCGGACACTTTCGCAGGCGCTGATCGCGCTGCCGTACTACCGCACGATCAACGAGGCCATGGCGGGCAACGCGCGGCACGTGATCCGGGCCGTGCTGGAGGAGGTGGGGTGGGCATGA
- a CDS encoding GNAT family N-acetyltransferase, which yields MTLRLAEVTAADFDAAIDLKVHPAQEHLVAPVVKSLAEAFVYPGIAWPRLIFDGDRLVGFLMAFLDIDFAGDGTGTDIRSGLWRLNIAAGEQGRGYGRFAVEAVAAEIRRRGGNRLTATWHSGEDGPERFYLRLGFRLTGEMSGDQVVGELALD from the coding sequence ATGACTCTCCGACTGGCCGAGGTGACGGCCGCCGACTTCGACGCCGCGATCGATCTGAAGGTCCACCCGGCGCAAGAGCATCTGGTCGCGCCGGTCGTGAAGTCTCTTGCCGAGGCATTCGTGTATCCCGGTATCGCTTGGCCACGCCTCATTTTCGACGGCGACCGGCTGGTGGGGTTCCTCATGGCCTTCCTGGACATCGACTTCGCGGGCGACGGCACGGGCACCGACATCCGCTCCGGTCTGTGGCGCCTCAACATCGCGGCAGGCGAGCAGGGCCGGGGCTACGGCCGTTTCGCGGTCGAGGCCGTGGCCGCCGAGATCCGCCGCCGGGGCGGAAACCGCCTCACCGCCACCTGGCATTCCGGCGAGGACGGTCCCGAGCGCTTCTACCTCAGGCTCGGCTTCCGGTTGACGGGAGAGATGAGCGGAGACCAGGTGGTCGGAGAGCTGGCGTTGGATTAG
- a CDS encoding HNH endonuclease signature motif containing protein: MFNDSRPETTPAEWWRVDTATLHARKQELEVLKRQLDAEQNAILAEINSRGIRGCSGHSALAGLILEDFLVSDKEAAARADRVLALHAGPSIGGDPEPPLAPLTAEAAAEGTIGGGQIDAIIKTLTRIPSSVPEADVRAGEKILVELARHAGPRQIARAGRRLLDELDPDGKEPRNEDPKETRPELRFVKHRDGSLGLKARLDLETYARLKSDLDPMAKPHKAIDGVRDSRTQDERYGDAFTDYVRLKTTSRNLPGQAGEATHILITMSYDDLIRDIGEAHLDLVGPISATDARILACDARVRPGVLGTAGEPLDIGRSKRTVSLAQKYALTLRDGGCAFPGCDMPVPRCTAHHIVFWRHHGETKIDNLVLLCTKHHRLIHRSEWKVQIAQDGLPEFTPPAYLDPTGTPRRNTMHLRT; the protein is encoded by the coding sequence GTGTTCAACGACAGCAGACCCGAGACGACGCCCGCCGAGTGGTGGCGCGTCGACACGGCGACGCTGCACGCCCGCAAACAGGAACTCGAAGTTCTTAAGCGCCAACTGGATGCCGAACAGAACGCGATCCTCGCTGAGATCAATTCCCGGGGGATCCGTGGCTGTAGCGGTCATTCGGCGCTGGCTGGGCTGATACTCGAAGACTTCTTGGTCTCTGACAAGGAAGCCGCCGCCCGCGCCGACCGCGTCCTGGCTCTACATGCCGGTCCGTCGATCGGTGGCGACCCCGAACCGCCCCTGGCGCCGCTCACTGCCGAGGCTGCCGCGGAGGGCACGATCGGCGGCGGCCAGATCGACGCCATCATCAAGACCCTCACCCGGATCCCGTCGAGCGTGCCCGAAGCGGACGTGCGAGCTGGGGAGAAGATCCTCGTCGAACTGGCCAGACATGCGGGACCACGCCAGATCGCCCGCGCCGGACGCCGTCTGCTGGACGAACTCGACCCCGATGGGAAAGAACCCCGCAACGAGGACCCGAAGGAGACCCGGCCGGAGCTGCGGTTCGTCAAGCACCGCGACGGGTCACTCGGTTTGAAAGCCAGGCTCGACCTGGAAACCTACGCGCGGTTGAAGTCCGATCTGGATCCGATGGCCAAGCCGCACAAGGCCATCGACGGAGTCCGGGACTCTCGCACTCAGGACGAACGCTACGGCGACGCCTTCACCGACTACGTCCGCCTGAAGACCACCAGCCGGAACCTCCCCGGCCAAGCAGGCGAAGCCACCCACATCCTCATCACCATGTCCTACGACGACCTGATCCGGGACATCGGTGAAGCCCACCTGGATCTGGTCGGCCCGATCAGTGCGACCGACGCCCGGATCCTTGCCTGCGATGCCCGTGTCCGACCCGGTGTCCTCGGGACGGCGGGCGAACCACTGGACATCGGCCGCTCCAAACGCACCGTGTCGCTGGCGCAGAAATACGCGCTCACCCTCCGGGACGGAGGCTGCGCGTTCCCCGGCTGCGACATGCCCGTCCCCCGGTGCACGGCTCATCACATTGTTTTCTGGCGACACCACGGCGAAACCAAAATCGACAACCTCGTACTCCTGTGCACCAAGCACCACCGACTCATCCACCGCAGCGAATGGAAAGTCCAGATCGCCCAAGACGGCCTACCCGAATTCACCCCACCCGCCTACCTCGACCCGACCGGAACGCCAAGGAGGAACACCATGCACCTCAGGACATAG